A stretch of Mauremys reevesii isolate NIE-2019 linkage group 25, ASM1616193v1, whole genome shotgun sequence DNA encodes these proteins:
- the ARF3 gene encoding ADP-ribosylation factor 3: protein MGNIFGNLLKSLIGKKEMRILMVGLDAAGKTTILYKLKLGEIVTTIPTIGFNVETVEYKNISFTVWDVGGQDKIRPLWRHYFQNTQGLIFVVDSNDRERVNEAREELMRMLAEDELRDAVLLVFANKQDLPNAMNAAEITDKLGLHSLRHRNWYIQATCATSGDGLYEGLDWLANQLKNKK from the exons ATGGGTAACATCTTCGGGAACCTGCTGAAGAGCCTGATCGGCAAGAAGGAGATGCGCATCCTGATGGTGGGGCTGGACGCGGCCGGGAAGACCACCATCCTCTACAAGCTGAAGCTGGGCGAGATCGTCACCACGATCCCCACCATCG GCTTCAACGTGGAGACTGTCGAGTACAAGAACATCAGCTTCACCGTGTGGGACGTGGGCGGCCAGGACAAGATCCGGCCCCTGTGGCGGCACTACTTCCAGAACACCCAGG ggcTGATCTTCGTGGTGGACAGCAATGACCGGGAGCGGGTGAACGAGGCGCGCGAGGAGCTGATGCGGATGCTGGCCGAGGATGAGCTGCGGGACGCTGTGCTCCTCGTCTTCGCCAACAAGCAG GACCTGCCCAACGCCATGAACGCGGCGGAGATCACGGACAAGCTGGGCCTGCACTCCCTGCGTCACCGCAACTGGTACATCCAGGCCACGTGTGCCACCAGCGGCGACGGGCTCTACGAGGGCCTGGACTGGCTGGCCAACCAGCTGAAGAACAAGAAGTGA